The DNA sequence CGTCCTGCGGTGCCTGCGCCGATGTAGATGAGGCGGCCCCCGCGGCGGAACCGCGCGGTGATGCCGTCGACGGCGGCGGCGATCTCGGCGCTGCGGTCGGCGACGGCATCCGCCACCCGCCGGTCTTCGGCATTCATGCGGCGCACGAGCTCGGCGGTGCCGAGGAGGTCGAGGTCGCCTCGTTCGGTCGTCGACGCCTCGGTGCCGAGGGTGGACAGCTCATCGAGCAGAGCGGACAGTCGCTGGTCTTCAGTGGGCACGGTGTGCGGACCTCTCGGGGATGGGGTGCGGGAGGCTCGGAGAGCCTCGGGTGCGGCGCTCGCGCGCTCTGGTTCTGCCGGTTCTCGTTCTGCCGGTTCTCGTTCTGCCGGTTCTCGTTCTGCCGGTTCTCGTTCAGCCGGCACGGTGCACGTACCTCTCGTGCGGGAGCGGGGCTCCGGGGTCTGCGCGTCGGGCGATGAGCAGCGCGCCGTCGAGGGCGTCGCCCGCGGCATCCACGGGTTCGCGACCGGCGTCGCGAAGGGCTCCGCCGAGGAGCTCTCCGAACCAGGGGTGCTGGGTGAGTCCGCCGTGCAGGGCCACGGCGGTGGTGTGCGCGGCAGCCGCGACGGCGGAGTCGACGAGGAGGCGCGCCCCCTCGTCGGCGACCGCGCGTGCGACGGGGTCGCCGTCGGCGGCGGCGTCGAGGACGAGGGGCGCGAGGGTCGCGAGCCTGCGGGCGAGCGGCGAGTCCTGCGCGAGCCACTGCTGGATCGCGTCGATCGGACCGATCGCCGCGGCGACGCGGGCGGAGAGGATGGTGGGGGCGACGAGTCCGGCGGACGCGCGGAGCACGGCGCGCAGGGCTTCGCGGCCGAACCACGATCCGCTGCCGAAGTCACCGACCTCCGGTCCCCATCCGTCGACGAGCCGGATGCCGTCTGCGTCGACGCCGAGGGCCGCAGCTCCCGTGCCGGCGATCAGGAGTACGCCCTCTCCCCCGTCGAGGGCGCCGACGTGCGCCGAGACGACGTCGGAGGTGACGGCGACCGGGACGCCGAGCAGGGCATGCAGTCGCTGCGCCAGCTCGGATGCCGCGGCGGGTGCGGCCCAGGCACCGGCGGCACCGACGGAGACGGCTTCGTAGCCGGCGATGTCGGAGGTCAGCGGGAGGATGGCGGCGAGCGCGGCGTCGATCCCGCCGGCGGCAGCGAGTCCCGGCGAGCCGATGCCTTCGACCGCGGCGCGGCGCTCGGGGCCGGAGACCACGACACGGCAGCGCGACTTGCCGAGGTCGACGGCGAGCACGGAGGGGTCAGGCATGAAAATAGTGTACGCATAAGCACTATGTCGTGAAAGAATTGTTCACGAATCGGACGTCGGGGAGACATGAGCATTCAGACGCGCATCGCGGGAGCGGCGGAGACGCTGCCCCCTTCCCTCGCGCGCATCGCGCGTGCCGTGAGCGACAATCCCGGGATCGTCGTCGACAGCACCATCACCGAGCTCGCGGCGATCTGCGAGACCTCCGTCGCATCGGTCGTGCGATTCTGCCGCTCTGTGGACGTCGACGGATACGCGGCGCTGCGCATGGCTCTGGCCGCCGAACTCGGGCGCGAGTCGGTGCAGTTCAGCGCCTCGACGGGGTTCGGCTCGGAGATCTCCCTCGACGATTCGCTGCGGGAGGCGACCGCGAAGGTCGCCGCTCTCGAGGTGCTGGCGATCGAGGAGACGATCGCCGGGCTCGACGACGAGCGGCTGGACGAGGCGGTGGCCGCCCTCGACGGCGCCCAGCGGATCCTCCTCTTCGGCATCGGTGCCAGCGGACTGGTCGCCGCGGACTTCGGGCAGAAGCTGCTGCGTATCGGGCGCGCGGCGGTCATCCTCACCGACGCACACGTGGCGAGCGCGGCGGCCGCCCTCTCCGCCGACGACACGGTCGCGGTGGGCATCTCGCAGTCCGGCACGACGATCGAGACCCAGCGCTTCCTGGAAGCCGCGCGCGGCGCCGGCACGAAGACCATCGCGATCACCGGTGTCGCGGATTCGACCGTCGCGGCGTCCGGCGACGTCGTGCTGCTCACGCACGCGAGGGAGCCGCGCCTCCGCGCCGGAGCGATGGTCAGCAGGATCGCGCAGCTCGCGCTCGTCGACTGCCTCTTCGTCGGGGTCGCTCGTCGCCGCAGAGCGGATGCCGTGGAGGCGCTGCAGCGAACGGCCGAGGCGACCCAGGTGCTGCGCGCGGAGTGAGCCGCGCGGCGCGACGGCACGGCGTCCTCCCGCGCGCGCGGATCTCGCGTCGGCGGGGTCTCAGCTCTGTCACTGACGCTCGTGCCGATGCGTGCCGACGGAGCCGGCCGTGCGGAGGAACACGATGATCCAGCTGAAGATGAGCACGGCGGCGATCAGCTCGACGGCCGTGAGGTTGTAGTAGCCGACCGCGAAGAAGGCGGCGAGCAGCACGATCACGAGCACGTAGGCCCAGCCGAAGGCGACGAACACTCGCGGGATGCTCCGAAGGAACCAGGGCAGCCCGATCACGACCACGGCGAAGACCACAGCCATCCCGGTGGCGACCGTGTTGTGGAGGAGGAAGAACTCGTCGACCGGGAAGATGCCCACGCACGCGAGGAAGATCCCGAGGAGGATCAGCCCGGTGCGCACGATGAGGCGTCCCCGTCGGTCGATCGGATCGTCGACGGGCAGCCCGGCCGTCGCGTAGCGGGCGATCGTCGTGACCATGACTCCCGCGATGATCAGCGTGACGTTGAAGGCGATCGAGGCGCTGTTCGTGCTCATCCCGAGCGCGGAGAGGTTGTCGCGCCACCAGTGCACGTCGCTGGAGGCGAGCATGCTGGCGAACGCTCCGACCACGAGGAACACGGCGAGGACGAGCGACAGGACCATCGGGGTCAGGGCCACGGCGCTGAGGAAGGCCACATAGGCGGTGAGCCCGAAAGCGACGGCGACGAGCACCGCGCCGGGGAAGGCGAAGACGGGTGCGTCGGTGAAGCTCCGCTCGAGCAGTTCGGCGATCCCCAGCCAGCCCAGGTAGGCGATGGCCGCGTGGGCGAAAGCGATCGCGGCGATGTCGTACCACCGCAGCCGGTCACCCGGCACGCTGAACCCGTCGCGGAGGCCGTCGACGCTCGGCTCGTCGGGGCGGACCGCAAGGCGGCCTACGGCGAAGGCGAGCGCAGCGGTGATCGCTCCGCCGTAAGCGGCGAACGCCCCGATCGAGCCCGGGCCGCTGATGGGGAGCTCTCGCCCCCAGAACACCGGGAAGGCGACGAGGAATCCGACGGCGAGCACGACCGCACCGACGATGAGGGCGGTGGCCTCGAAGACGGCATCCGAGGTGGCAGGTCCGCGCAGCTGGCCCAGCACCCCGGCGATCGCGTCGCGGATCCGGCGGAGCGCGCCCGTCCCGTCCCTCCCGTCGGCTGTCCCTGCTGCGTGTCCGCGCGCCGTGCCGGCTGCGTCGTCGCCCTCCGCGATTCGCATGCTGCCTCCTGCGGACAGCTTAGGACCGGGTCGCGGCACGCCCCCGAGGCTGGGCCGTGTGCGCCGCAGTAGCCTGGGGAGGTGACCGAGATCGTTCCCGCCCGCGCCGTCCTGCTCGACATGGACGGCACCCTCGTCGACTCGACCGCGGTCGTGGAGAGGCTCTGGCTCGCGTGGGCGGAGCCGCACGGCCTCGACCCGGCGACCGTGCTGAGCGTCGTCCACGGGCGGCAGGGTCATCAGAGCATGGCGATCATGCTTCCCGAGCGCGATCACGCGGTGAACCTGCTCGAGAACGAGCGGATGCTGGCGACCGAGGCGAGCGACGTCGACGGCGTCGTGGAGATTCGCGGGGCCGGCGACCTGCTGAGGGCGCTCGCGGAGGTGCCGCACGCGATCGTGACCTCGGCCAACGTGCCCCTGATGAACGCGCGAATGGGCGAAGCGGGGCTCACGGTCCCGCAGCTCGTCGTGACGGCGGAGAGCGTCTCGGCCTCGAAGCCCGATCCCGAGGGGTTCCTCCTGGGCGCAAAGCTGTTGGGCGTCGACCCGGCGGACTGCGTGGTGTTCGAGGATTCCGGCGCCGGTATCCAGGCCGCGCACGCGGCGGGCATGCGGGTGATCGGGATCGGCGCGCACGCCGCGGCCCACGCCCCCGAGTACCAGGTCGCCGACCTCACGCAGGTCTCCGTGCGAGCGGGAGCCGACGGAGGGTTCGAACTCGTCGTGGAGTGAGACTGCGGCTGTCCGGATGCACGGTCTCTGCGCTGCATTCCAGGGTTCCGGAGTACTTCATCTGATCGTCCGATTTCAGCGCTGATCTGGGTCTCGAATGTCAGTGGTCGCTGATTCAGTGGGGGTATGACAGCACTGGCGGACGCGACGGTCGAGCAGGTGGCAGCCGTGGGCGCGCTCACCGGAACGCTCGTGGCCGTCGACCGCGCGATCAGCTCCCTGATGGCCTGCCGCGACGGGCTCCTCGCCTCTGGTGGGCGGATCGCACTCGAGACCGTTCAGGACGCCGAGGAGCGCGATGACAGCCGGGCCCACGATCTCGGCGAGATGGCAGTGCGCGCCGTGGCAGCGGAGTTCGCTGCCGCGCTGCACCTCAGCGATCGCACCGTGCAGCGCCGCATGGCCGACGCCGAGCTGCTCGTTCTTCAGTTCCCCGTGCTGTGGCAGGCACAGGGAGACGGGCGGGTGAGCGCCGCACACTCGAGGGTGATCATCGACGCGGGGCTGCACCTCGACGACGCCGACGATCGCGACGCCTACACCGCAGAGATGCTCGAGTGGGCGCAGACCGAGTCACCGAACCGCCTGGCCCGCCGCGCTCGGCGCGTGGCCGACCGAATCCAGCGCCGCACCATCGATGAGCGTCACCAGAGCGCCCGCGAACAGCGCGCGGTCTGGGTGAAGGATCGGGCCGACGGGATGGCCGAACTCGGACTCCTCGGGCCGGCCGCCCTCGTTCACGGCGCCTACGACCGCATCACTGCGATGGCGAGGTCCGTCGTACGCGAGCAGAAGGAGCGCACCACCTCGGCGGCGAAGCGCACGACCCCGGCGGCGGGGCACACGACGCCGGCTGCGGAGCACACGACCCCGGCGACCGCGGCTCCAGACGCCGGGCGCGATGGCGCGAGCGCTCCGTCCTCGTTCGACTCGGTTCGCGATTCGTTCGGGATCCCGCGGGTCACCGAGCCCGCGCCCAGGACCCTCGCTCAGATCCGGTGCGATCTGGCACTCGACCTCGTCCTCACGGGGGCGCCGGCCGGTCACGATTCCGCCGACGGGATCCTCGCGGCGATCGCCGGATCGGTGAGTGTCACGGTTCCCGTGCAGACGTTGATGGGGACGAGCACGATGCCGGCGGAGCTCGACGGACGCGTTCCGATCGACACCGCCACCGCGCGACAGCTCGCCGGCGGCGCGAGCGGATGGGATCGGATCCTCACTCACCCCATCAGCGGTCGACTCCTCGCCGTCGACCGGTACCGTCCGTCAGCGGAGCTGAGACGGCATCTCAGAGCGCGCGATCAACGCTGTCGGTTCCCCGGGTGCGGTCAGCTGCCTCGCGAGTGCGACGTCGACCACACGCAGGATCATGCGCTCGGCGGCTCCACCGATGCGGGCAACCTCGGCACTCTCTGCCGCCGTCACCACCGCCTCAAACATCACACGCCCTGGCACGTCGAGCACCTCGGCGACGGTGTGTACGCGTGGACCAGCCCCACCGGGCGCACCTACCTCGACGCTCCTCCCGCACAGAACACGGACACGCGCCTGGAAGCGCAGACGAACACGGACACGCGCACGGACACGGACATGCGCGTGGACACGGCCACGGCCACGGACACGAACACGAACACCCGTGGCTCGGCACCACCGAGGGCAGCCCCTCCGTTCTGACGCCTCGACCGTTCTGACGCCTCGACCGTTCTGACACCTCGACCGTTCTGACACCTCGACGTGATGGTGCTGCTGCGAACGGTGTCAGTCCGTCGCGCGCTGCCCTCAGACCAGCGCGAAGTCCTCGAAGATCAGCGTCGTCCTCGTCGACCGGATCGACGGGATCGCCTGGATGTCCTCGAGCACGATCCGCCGCAGGTCCCGCGCGTCGTTGGCGCGAACCAGGAGGATCACGTCGAAGTCGCCGCCGACGAGCGCCATGTGCTCGATCTCGGGGATGGCGCGCAGCCGCGCGCTGACGTCCTGCCACGTCGCCTGCTCGATCGCCAGTGTCACGTACGCGCTGGCGTGATGCCCGAGCAGCACCGGATCGGTCCGCACCGTGTAACCGGTCACGACTCCGGCATCCGTCAGCCGCTTGATCCGCGCGTGTGCGCCCGCCCGCGAGATGTGCACCGCGTCGGCGATCGCCGTCATCGACGCCCGCGCGTCACGGCGCAGCTCATCGAGGATCGCGCGATCGACGTCGTCCAGCGTTATCATGGCACCCCTTCATCCTGTGCTCGAATTCTGACACTTCGCGCGCGTGGAGGGCAACCATCGAGCAGTCATCCACGAATGGCCTCATCCTCTTGGACGACTGCGCATCGCGATGCATCCTTTCTTCATCGGGTTCGACAAGGAGGGCGAACGGATGAATCACGCAGAACTGCTCCCGCGCGACGAAGCGGTGCAGCTGATCGACGCGACCGGCCGACCGGTTGCCGACGACGGTTACCCGCTGCCCGACGACGGGGCGCTCCTCACCGCCTACCGCGGACTGGTCGAGGGCCGCCGCATCAACGACCAGGCCAGCGCCCTCGTGCGTCAGGGGCGGCTCGCCGTGTACCCGTCCTCACACGGGCAGGAGGCCTGCCAGATCGGCGCCGCACTCGCCCTGCGCGACACCGACTGGCTCTTCCCCACCTACCGCGACTCCGTGGCAGTGATCGCTCGGGGCGTGGCACCCGCCGAAGCGATGGTCCTGCTCAAGGGCGATTGGCATTCCGGCTATGACGTCCGCGCTCATCGCGTCGCACCCCAGGCCACGCCGCTCGCCACCCAGCTGCTGCACGCGGTCGGCTTCGCCTACGCCGCCGCGCAGCGCGGCGAAGACACCGTCGTGCTCGCTCTCTGCGGCGACGGTGCGACCAGCGAGGGCGACTTCCACGAAGCCCTGAACTTCGCCGCCGTCTTCCACGTGCCGGTGGTGTTCTTCGTGCAGAACAACGAGTTCGCGATCTCCGTGCCCCTCAGCCGCCAGACCGCCGCGCCCTCGCTCGCGCACAAGGCGATCGGCTACGGGATGCCGGGGCGCCGCGTCGACGGCAACGACGTCGCCGCCGTCCTGTCGGTGCTCGGCGAGGCCGTCGACCGCGCCAGGACCGGCGGCGGCCCCACCCTCGTCGAAGCGCACACCTACCGGATGCAGGCCCACACCAACGCCGACGACGACACCCGCTACCGCGAGCGCGAGGAGGTGCAGGCCTGGGTCGCGCGAGACCCGCTCACCCGCCTGCACACCCACCTCACCGCGAGCGGAGCGCTGACCGACGAGCTCGAGAACGAGATCGCGGCGGGAGCGGAGGAGATCGCCGCGGCCATGCGCTCCGCGCTCAACACCGACACCGACCTCGACCCCGAAGACCTGTTCCGCTTCGTCACCACCGAACGCTCGCCCCAGCTGCAGGAGCAGTGGCACCAGCTGCGCGACGAGATCCAACGCGACGCGCTCGGAGACGACCAGGAGACCCACTCCGCAGGAGGCGTGCGATGACCATCACCCACGACCGCATCGACGTCGACACCCCGGCATCGACCGTCCAGACGCTCAGCATGGCGGCCGCCCTCAACCTCGCCCTCGCCGACGCCATCGCCGAGGATCCGGCAGTGGTCGTGTTCGGCGAAGACGTCGGCGCCCTCGGCGGAGTCTTCCGCATCACCGACGGACTGACCGCCCGCTTTGGCGAAGACCGCTGCTTCGACACCCCGCTCGCAGAGTCCGGCATCGTCGGCACCGCGGTCGGCATGGCCATGAACGGCCTCCGTCCGGTCGTCGAGCTGCAGTTCGACGCGTTCGCGCTGCCCGCCTTCGAGCAGATCGTCAGCCACGTCGCGAAGCTCTCCAACCGCACGCGCGGTGCCATTCGCATGCCGATGGTCATCCGCATCCCCTTCGGCGGAGGCATTGGCGGCGTCGAGCACCACTGCGACTCGTCCGAGGCGTATTACGCGCACACGCCAGGACTCACGGTGGTGAGCCCCGCCACACCCCAGGACGCCTACTCGCTGCTCCGCGCCGCGATCGCGTCGCCCGACCCCGTCGTCTTCCTCGAACCGAAGAAGCTGTACTGGACCAAGGGCGAGGTCGACACCGACGCGACCGTCGACATCGGCTCCGCCCGCATCGCGCGCGACGGCACCGACGTCACGCTGATCGCCTACGGCGCATCCGTCCCGCTCGCCCTCGACGCCGCCGACGCCGCGGCCGTGGAAGGACGCAGCGTCCAGGTCGTCGACGTGCGGTCGCTCACGCCCTTCGACGACGAGACCGTCACCGCCGCCGTGCGCTCGACGGGACGCGCTGTCGTGATCGCCGAGGCCCCCGGCTTCGCGAGCGTCGCCTCCGAGATCCAGGCCCGCGTGTTCGAGCGCTGCTTCGAGTACCTCGAAGCCCCGGTGCGCCGCGTCACCGGCTTCGACACCCCGTACGCACCGCCGAAGCTCGAGCACTGGTATCTGCCGGACGTCGACAGGATCCTGGATGCCGTCGACTCGCTGCACTGGGAGGACCGACCGTGAGCACCGGCACCCGCACCCCGACCACGACTGCCCCCGCCTCGCGGACCTTCCGTCTGCCCGACCTCGGAGAAGGACTCACCGAAGCCGGACTCGTGCAGTGGCTCGTCTCCGTCGGAGACACCATCGTCACCGACCAGCCGATCGCCGAGGTCGAGACGGCGAAGAGCATCGTCGAACTGCCCTCGCCCTACGCCGGAGTCGTGACCGCCCTCCACGGAGCAGCAGGCGACACCATCGACGTCGGCGCTCCCGTGCTCGACGTCGCGGAAGAGGGCGCAGCCGAGCAGAGCGAGAAGAAGACGGATGCCGAGGGCGCCCGCCCCGCCCCCTCCGTAGAGCACGACACGTACCGCGCGGAGGAGCGCGCCGGGTCGGGGAACGTCCTGATCGGCTACGGCACGTCGGGACGCGCGACGTCGGGACGTCGGCGCCGTCCGGCCACGGCGAGTGAGCGGCGACAGACCGCGAGCGTCGAGGTGGACACTCCGACCGAGCCGCCCGCCCGCAGGCCCGTCGCCGTGCGCTCCCCTCTCGTGCGACGCCTCGCGCGCGACCTCGGCCTCGATGTGCACGCGATCGTCCCCACAGGTCCGGATGGCGCCATCACCCGCGCCGACGTCCTCGCCGCGGCGGTCGACAGCGCCGTGGACGGGATCGGGAAGGACCCGGATCGAGCGAGTCCCGGCACCACCGGCACACCGGGCGACCGCGAGCACCCGACCGTCGACGGCCTCGCCATCCGCTCGCGGGAACGCCTGTCACCGCTCCGCAGAGCAGTGAGCGCGCGACTCTCGCGCAGCCGCTCGGAGATCCCGGAGGCGACCGTCTGGGTCGACGTCGATGCGACCGACCTCTGGAACCTCCGCGCCGACATGGCACCCGCGGGTGGCAAGGCGCCGTCGATCACGGCGATCCTCGCCCGCTTCGTGCTGCTGGCCCTCGCGGAGCATCCGGTCCTGGCCTCGCGCCTCAGCGACGACGGATCGGAGCTGCTCTCCTTCGAGGGCGTCAACCTCGGCGTCGCCGTCGACACCGACCGGGGACTCCTCGTTCCGGTCGTGCCGAGCGCGCACACGCGCAGCGTCGAGGAGCTCGACTCCGCACTGCGCGAGCTGTCGGCCACGGCCCGCGACGGACGCATGCCCCCGGAGCGACTCCGCGGCTCGACCTTCACGCTCAACAACTACGGCGGCCTGGGCGTCGACGGATCGGCCGCGATCATCAATCACCCCGAGGTCGCGATCCTCGGAATCGGCCGGATCATCGAGCGCCCCTGGGTGGTCGACGGCCAGATCGTGCCCCGGCGCATCGCCCAGCTCTCGCTCGTCTTCGACCACCGCGTCTGCGACGGCGGCTATGCGGCGAGTTTCCTCCGCCGCGTCACGGAACTGATCGAGCATCCGCTGCGCGCCTTCGGCCAGGTGTGAACAGCGGAGAGTCCCGACGCGACCCTCGCGGGCATCCGCACGTGCGCCCGGATCCTCGATTTCGCTCTCGCCATGCGCTACGCTCGGCAATTACTGACCGATCGATCGGTTGGAAATGCAGAACAATGGAGTTCGCCATGACGTCAGCAGTCTCGGAACCGACCTCGACCCGACGGATGCCCGCCGAGGAACGCCGCGTGCTCGCGAGCACGCTCGTCGGCACGTCAATCGAGTGGTACGACTTCTTCATCTACGCGCAGGCAGCGGGTCTGGTCCTCGCTCCCCTCTTCCTCGCCCCGATCGCCGAGAGCAGCCCCGGCCTCGCCCAGGTGCTGTCGTTCGCGACGATCGGGATCTCGTTCCTCTTCCGCCCGCTCGGCGCGATCATCGCCGGACACCTCGGCGACAAGCTCGGCCGCAAGAGGATGCTGGTCTTCACCCTCATCCTCATGGGCCTCTCGACCTCCCTCATCGGCGTTCTGCCGACCTACGCCGCGATCGGGGTCGCCGCGCCGATCCTCCTCATCGTCCTGCGCATCCTGCAGGGCTTCTCGGCGGGAGGCGAATGGGGCGGAGCCGCACTCATGGCCGTCGAGCACGCGCCGCGCGGGCGCCGCGGGCTCTTCGGCGCCTTCCCGCAGATCGGCGTCCCCGTCGGCATGATCCTCGCCACCGCGACGCTGTGGGTGCTCACGACCTCGATGTCGCCGGAAGCGTTCCTCGAGTGGGGCTGGCGCATCCCGTTCCTCCTCTCGATCGTGCTGATCGGCGTCGGCTACCTCATCCGCCGCGCCGTCGACGAGAGCCCGATCTTCGAGGAGCTCCAGCGGCGTCGCAAGGAGGCGTCAGCACCCCTCGGCATCCTGTTCCGCAAGAACACGAAGCAGGTCGTGCTCACCGCGCTGATCTTCATCGCGAACAACGCCGCCGGCTACCTCCTGATCGCCTTCTTCGCGACGTACGCGGTCACGGCTCTCGGCATGGAACGCGCTCCCGTACTGCTCGCCACGACCCTCGCCTCGTTCGGATGGCTGATCTTCACCCTGTGGGGCGGGCACCTGTCCGATCGCCTCGGACGCGTGCGCACCTTCCAGATCGGCTACGTGGCGCTCGCACTCTGGGCCGTGCCGATGTGGTTCCTCATCGACACGGCGAACATCTTCTGGTACTTCGTCGCCCTGTTCGTGATGACCTTCGCGCTCGGACTGTCCTACGGACCGCAGGCCGCGCTCTACGCGGAGATGTTCCCCGCGAACGTGCGCTACTCGGGCGTCTCGATCGGCTACGCTCTCGGCGCCATCCTCGGCGGAGCCTTCGCCCCCATGATCGCCGAAGCGCTGCTGAACCAGTTCCAGGCGGCATGGACCATCGGTCTCTACATCGCCATCGCCGCGGTGATCTCGCTCATCGCGGTGTCGCTGGTCAAGGAGACGAAGGGCGTCGACCTGCTCGGCTGATCCGACGCCGTCTCGGGCGACGCCCCCGTGTGCCATAATTACCATACGATCGGTCAGTAATTCGGTTCCGATCGCCGAGCCCGCCGCGACGACGCAGTCAGGAGATCGAGATGACGGACGCCTACCTCGTCGGGGGAACCCGCACCCCGGTGGGTCGCTACGGCGGCGCACTGGCCACGGTCCGCCCCGACGACCTCGCGGCGATCGTGGTCGGCGAGGCCGTGCGACGTGCGGGCATCGACCCGGCCGACATCGACGAGGTCATCCTCGGTGCCGCGAACCAGGCGGGTGAGGACAACCGCAACGTCGCCCGCATGGCCGTGCTGCTGGCCGGGCTTCCCGACACGGTTCCCGGGATCACCGTGAACCGCCTGTGCGCGTCGGGAATGTCGGCGGTGACCATGGCGGCTCAGGCGATCCGCGCCGGCGACGCCGACCTGATCGTCGCCGGCGGGGTCGAGTCGATGACGCGTGCGCCCTGGGTGCAGGCCAAGCCCGAGAAGGCGTGGGCCAAGCCCGGAGCCGCCTACGACACCTCGATCGGGTGGCGGTTCCCGAACCCGCGTCTCGCCGCGCGCGACAAGGCGACGTTCACGATGCCCGAGACCGCCGAGGAGGTCGCGCGCCTCGACCGCATCGGACGGGAGGAGGCGGATGCGTTCGCCGTGCGCTCCCAGCAGCGCGCCGCGGCGGCGATCGCCGCCGGCCGGTTCGCGGACGAGATCGTCGGAGTGGAGGTCGGAGACGACCGCGTGCTCATCGACGAAGGACCGCGCCCCGACACGACGCTCGAAGCGCTCGCCCGCCTGCGCCCCGTCGTGGCGGGCGGCACCGTCGTCACTGCCGGCAACTCCAGCTCGCTCAACGACGGGGCGTCTGCTCTCGTCGTCGCCAGCGGCGACGCCGTCGAGCGCTACGGGCTGGTGCCCCGCGCACGCATCGTCGTCGGCACGAGCGCGGCGCTCGCCCCCGAGGTCATGGGCCTCGGCCCCGTGCCGGCGACCGAGAAGGCCCTGCGCCGCTCCGGACTCCGGATCGACGACATCGGATCCGTGGAGGTGAACGAGGCGTTCGCCACGCAGTCACTGGCCTGCATCCGCCGACTCGGACTCGACGAGGCGGTCGTGAACGCCGACGGCGGCGCGATCGCCCTCGGCCACCCGCTGGGCTCGTCCGGATCGCGGCTGCTCGTCACCCTGCTCGGTCGCATGGAGCGCGAGGGATCCCGCTACGGCCTCGCCACGATGTGCGTCGGCGTCGGCCAGGGCGCGGCCATGATCCTGGAGAAGGTCTGATGGCGTCCACCGCCGACGGCGACTCCCCTCTGCTCGTCGAACGCTCCGACGGCCGGGTCGTCGCCACGCTCAGCCGCCCCGACAAGCGCAACGCCATCGACCAGGCGACGATCGATGCCCTGCACGAGCTCTGCGCGGAACTGGAGGCGGAGCCGCGCACGCTCATCCTCACCGGCGCCGCCGGCGTCTTCGCCGCGGGCGC is a window from the Microbacterium sp. LWO14-1.2 genome containing:
- a CDS encoding BadF/BadG/BcrA/BcrD ATPase family protein, whose product is MPDPSVLAVDLGKSRCRVVVSGPERRAAVEGIGSPGLAAAGGIDAALAAILPLTSDIAGYEAVSVGAAGAWAAPAAASELAQRLHALLGVPVAVTSDVVSAHVGALDGGEGVLLIAGTGAAALGVDADGIRLVDGWGPEVGDFGSGSWFGREALRAVLRASAGLVAPTILSARVAAAIGPIDAIQQWLAQDSPLARRLATLAPLVLDAAADGDPVARAVADEGARLLVDSAVAAAAHTTAVALHGGLTQHPWFGELLGGALRDAGREPVDAAGDALDGALLIARRADPGAPLPHERYVHRAG
- a CDS encoding MurR/RpiR family transcriptional regulator, with protein sequence MSIQTRIAGAAETLPPSLARIARAVSDNPGIVVDSTITELAAICETSVASVVRFCRSVDVDGYAALRMALAAELGRESVQFSASTGFGSEISLDDSLREATAKVAALEVLAIEETIAGLDDERLDEAVAALDGAQRILLFGIGASGLVAADFGQKLLRIGRAAVILTDAHVASAAAALSADDTVAVGISQSGTTIETQRFLEAARGAGTKTIAITGVADSTVAASGDVVLLTHAREPRLRAGAMVSRIAQLALVDCLFVGVARRRRADAVEALQRTAEATQVLRAE
- a CDS encoding DUF998 domain-containing protein → MRIAEGDDAAGTARGHAAGTADGRDGTGALRRIRDAIAGVLGQLRGPATSDAVFEATALIVGAVVLAVGFLVAFPVFWGRELPISGPGSIGAFAAYGGAITAALAFAVGRLAVRPDEPSVDGLRDGFSVPGDRLRWYDIAAIAFAHAAIAYLGWLGIAELLERSFTDAPVFAFPGAVLVAVAFGLTAYVAFLSAVALTPMVLSLVLAVFLVVGAFASMLASSDVHWWRDNLSALGMSTNSASIAFNVTLIIAGVMVTTIARYATAGLPVDDPIDRRGRLIVRTGLILLGIFLACVGIFPVDEFFLLHNTVATGMAVVFAVVVIGLPWFLRSIPRVFVAFGWAYVLVIVLLAAFFAVGYYNLTAVELIAAVLIFSWIIVFLRTAGSVGTHRHERQ
- a CDS encoding HAD-IA family hydrolase — translated: MTEIVPARAVLLDMDGTLVDSTAVVERLWLAWAEPHGLDPATVLSVVHGRQGHQSMAIMLPERDHAVNLLENERMLATEASDVDGVVEIRGAGDLLRALAEVPHAIVTSANVPLMNARMGEAGLTVPQLVVTAESVSASKPDPEGFLLGAKLLGVDPADCVVFEDSGAGIQAAHAAGMRVIGIGAHAAAHAPEYQVADLTQVSVRAGADGGFELVVE
- a CDS encoding DUF222 domain-containing protein, with amino-acid sequence MTALADATVEQVAAVGALTGTLVAVDRAISSLMACRDGLLASGGRIALETVQDAEERDDSRAHDLGEMAVRAVAAEFAAALHLSDRTVQRRMADAELLVLQFPVLWQAQGDGRVSAAHSRVIIDAGLHLDDADDRDAYTAEMLEWAQTESPNRLARRARRVADRIQRRTIDERHQSAREQRAVWVKDRADGMAELGLLGPAALVHGAYDRITAMARSVVREQKERTTSAAKRTTPAAGHTTPAAEHTTPATAAPDAGRDGASAPSSFDSVRDSFGIPRVTEPAPRTLAQIRCDLALDLVLTGAPAGHDSADGILAAIAGSVSVTVPVQTLMGTSTMPAELDGRVPIDTATARQLAGGASGWDRILTHPISGRLLAVDRYRPSAELRRHLRARDQRCRFPGCGQLPRECDVDHTQDHALGGSTDAGNLGTLCRRHHRLKHHTPWHVEHLGDGVYAWTSPTGRTYLDAPPAQNTDTRLEAQTNTDTRTDTDMRVDTATATDTNTNTRGSAPPRAAPPF
- a CDS encoding Lrp/AsnC family transcriptional regulator, encoding MITLDDVDRAILDELRRDARASMTAIADAVHISRAGAHARIKRLTDAGVVTGYTVRTDPVLLGHHASAYVTLAIEQATWQDVSARLRAIPEIEHMALVGGDFDVILLVRANDARDLRRIVLEDIQAIPSIRSTRTTLIFEDFALV
- the pdhA gene encoding pyruvate dehydrogenase (acetyl-transferring) E1 component subunit alpha; protein product: MNHAELLPRDEAVQLIDATGRPVADDGYPLPDDGALLTAYRGLVEGRRINDQASALVRQGRLAVYPSSHGQEACQIGAALALRDTDWLFPTYRDSVAVIARGVAPAEAMVLLKGDWHSGYDVRAHRVAPQATPLATQLLHAVGFAYAAAQRGEDTVVLALCGDGATSEGDFHEALNFAAVFHVPVVFFVQNNEFAISVPLSRQTAAPSLAHKAIGYGMPGRRVDGNDVAAVLSVLGEAVDRARTGGGPTLVEAHTYRMQAHTNADDDTRYREREEVQAWVARDPLTRLHTHLTASGALTDELENEIAAGAEEIAAAMRSALNTDTDLDPEDLFRFVTTERSPQLQEQWHQLRDEIQRDALGDDQETHSAGGVR